In a genomic window of Methylovirgula sp. 4M-Z18:
- a CDS encoding LysR substrate-binding domain-containing protein — translation MPLNLHLLRLFTHVAESGSFSAAAERLHISQPAVSKGVREFEAQVGSRLLERGPGGVVPTGAGEMLLRHAAMLFATERAAEEDLAALRGLTKGSLTVGASTTIATYFLPPLLGRFHRAHPHIDLSIRIANTSAIANLLLARELDIALVEGPVEDSAIEARPWRVDELIVIAPPGHRLTYGTHKAAALADEVFIVREPGSGTREVVWAALAEHHVTPRATLEAGNTETIKQIVMAGLGIGIVSRAAAADHLTLGRLVKIDIEGFQVSRTLTRLSLRGRQPSAAAKAFEILLDPPRKQSKR, via the coding sequence ATGCCGCTCAATCTCCACCTGCTCCGTCTGTTCACCCATGTCGCCGAGAGCGGTAGCTTTTCGGCGGCGGCGGAGCGCCTGCACATCAGCCAGCCGGCGGTGTCGAAGGGTGTGCGGGAATTCGAGGCGCAGGTGGGCAGCCGGTTGCTGGAGCGCGGGCCTGGCGGCGTCGTGCCGACCGGCGCCGGCGAGATGCTGCTGCGCCATGCGGCCATGCTCTTTGCCACTGAGCGGGCGGCGGAGGAGGACCTTGCCGCGCTGCGCGGCCTCACCAAGGGGAGTCTCACGGTCGGCGCCAGCACAACGATCGCGACCTATTTCCTGCCGCCGCTGCTTGGCCGCTTTCACCGCGCCCATCCGCATATCGACCTCAGCATCCGCATCGCCAACACCTCGGCGATCGCCAATCTGCTGCTGGCGCGCGAACTCGACATCGCGCTCGTCGAAGGCCCGGTCGAGGACAGCGCCATCGAGGCGCGTCCCTGGCGCGTCGACGAATTGATCGTGATCGCGCCGCCCGGCCACCGGCTGACCTACGGCACCCATAAGGCCGCGGCGCTCGCGGATGAAGTCTTCATCGTCCGCGAGCCGGGCTCGGGCACGCGCGAAGTGGTCTGGGCCGCGCTGGCGGAGCATCACGTGACCCCACGCGCGACACTGGAAGCCGGCAACACCGAAACGATCAAACAAATTGTGATGGCGGGCCTTGGCATCGGCATCGTGTCGCGCGCGGCGGCCGCCGATCACCTGACTCTCGGCAGATTGGTGAAGATCGACATCGAGGGGTTTCAGGTCAGCCGCACGCTCACGCGCCTCTCCCTGCGCGGCCGTCAGCCGAGCGCGGCAGCGAAAGCATTTGAAATATTGCTCGATCCGCCCCGGAAACAATCAAAGCGTTAG
- a CDS encoding class I SAM-dependent methyltransferase yields MHELLGVPQPCSATREFWALWPEVMRELRDKGIRVGPQSFKGWNDGDAGLVRAIWCLTRHLRPSNVVETGVAHGVSSRFILEALERNGVGHLWSVDHPPLEHVWREQIGIAVGGRYSTRWSYIRGSSKRRLPTIFSQLGQIDLFVHDSLHSEHNVRFEIDRAWASLRPGGAIVVDDIDANRGFKSFVETHSAHQSLICEAEPLRPDLRRFNKKGLFGIILKEPTAPRSEN; encoded by the coding sequence ATGCATGAACTGCTTGGCGTCCCGCAGCCGTGCTCCGCAACTCGAGAGTTCTGGGCGTTGTGGCCGGAAGTCATGAGAGAACTGAGAGATAAGGGCATTCGGGTCGGTCCACAAAGTTTCAAGGGATGGAATGACGGTGATGCTGGGCTCGTGCGGGCGATTTGGTGTCTCACCCGTCATCTCCGGCCCAGCAATGTTGTTGAGACCGGCGTCGCTCACGGCGTTTCGTCACGTTTCATCCTTGAGGCGCTTGAACGCAACGGGGTTGGTCATCTATGGAGCGTTGACCATCCACCGCTAGAGCATGTGTGGCGTGAACAAATTGGCATAGCGGTCGGCGGCCGATATTCAACTCGCTGGTCCTATATCAGAGGATCGAGCAAACGGCGGCTTCCCACCATATTTTCCCAACTTGGCCAGATCGATCTTTTTGTTCATGATAGCCTACACAGTGAACATAACGTTCGCTTTGAGATAGACCGCGCCTGGGCATCGCTGCGGCCGGGCGGAGCCATCGTCGTTGATGACATCGATGCCAACCGGGGCTTCAAATCATTCGTGGAGACTCATTCAGCGCACCAGTCGCTGATTTGCGAGGCTGAGCCGCTTCGCCCCGACTTGAGGCGCTTCAACAAAAAAGGGCTGTTTGGAATCATTCTGAAGGAGCCAACGGCACCACGCAGCGAAAATTAG
- a CDS encoding YbaK/EbsC family protein has translation MKPASSASALKVQAVLGGGFKVLEFDDSTRTAADAAQAVGCSVGQIAKSLIFRGLQSDRSVLVVASGTNRVDEKKIAALLGEKIVRADADFVRDKTGFAIGGVPPVGHATPPVTILDQDLQQFEIIWAAAGTPNAVFALTPAQLKDQTGAAFADVAKAI, from the coding sequence ATGAAGCCCGCGAGCAGCGCCAGTGCGCTCAAAGTTCAAGCCGTGTTGGGAGGCGGTTTCAAAGTTCTCGAATTCGACGACAGCACGCGCACGGCGGCGGACGCGGCGCAAGCGGTTGGCTGCTCGGTGGGGCAAATCGCCAAATCGCTGATTTTCCGTGGCTTGCAATCGGACCGATCCGTCCTCGTCGTCGCCTCCGGAACTAATCGCGTCGACGAAAAGAAGATCGCGGCTCTGCTCGGCGAGAAGATCGTCCGGGCGGATGCGGATTTCGTGCGCGACAAAACCGGCTTCGCCATCGGCGGCGTGCCGCCGGTCGGCCATGCCACTCCGCCGGTGACGATCCTCGATCAGGATTTGCAGCAGTTCGAGATCATTTGGGCCGCAGCCGGCACGCCCAACGCGGTCTTCGCCCTGACGCCCGCGCAGTTAAAGGATCAGACCGGCGCGGCTTTCGCGGATGTCGCAAAGGCCATTTAG
- a CDS encoding mandelate racemase/muconate lactonizing enzyme family protein produces the protein MKITAIRATPINLPIEAPYWWSFGWLFGSSRCVVEVETDEGLTGLGEAASWTACAIVDKLSPRLIGRDPLDINGAELVCLPSWRGVSSTIDFATIRAFAAIETALWDIKGKAFNQPLYQLFGGAVRKEIGFTDYFGFRLKHNGKGGELTPEAVVDYCLSLKENHGTTWFEGKFCTRDINPSVEMFRQLRDALGPDAMLRMDSNMAYSVTEAKRIAARIEDLDIRNWEEPCATFEEMAELRRFTAIPFSGHNVDIRRAVELGVPDALCTDVNAHGGIGRTLRFIGACEAMGKDFWCYSANCGIGSAIYLHLAAAHQWMREPSQSLFRMQPFDVVEDGPFLPKNNHVRVPEGPGLGVTLSKDRLAYCHKLFTDNGPLDQHYDPEEPGVYKRLPLR, from the coding sequence ATGAAAATCACCGCCATCCGCGCCACGCCGATCAATCTCCCCATCGAAGCCCCCTATTGGTGGTCGTTCGGCTGGCTGTTCGGCTCCTCGCGCTGCGTCGTCGAGGTCGAAACGGATGAGGGCCTCACCGGCCTTGGCGAGGCGGCAAGCTGGACCGCTTGTGCCATCGTCGACAAATTGAGCCCGCGCCTCATCGGCCGCGATCCACTCGACATCAACGGCGCGGAACTCGTCTGCCTGCCGAGCTGGCGCGGCGTCTCCTCCACCATCGACTTCGCCACGATCCGCGCCTTTGCCGCCATTGAGACCGCGCTGTGGGACATCAAGGGCAAGGCGTTCAACCAGCCGCTGTATCAGCTCTTCGGCGGCGCGGTGCGCAAGGAGATCGGCTTCACCGATTATTTCGGCTTCCGCCTGAAGCACAACGGCAAGGGCGGCGAGCTGACGCCGGAGGCGGTGGTCGATTATTGCTTGTCGCTAAAGGAGAACCACGGCACGACCTGGTTCGAAGGCAAGTTCTGCACCCGCGACATCAATCCGAGCGTCGAGATGTTCCGCCAATTGCGCGACGCGCTCGGACCGGATGCGATGCTGCGCATGGATTCCAACATGGCCTATTCGGTCACCGAGGCCAAACGCATCGCCGCGCGCATCGAGGACCTCGACATCCGCAATTGGGAAGAGCCGTGCGCGACCTTCGAAGAGATGGCGGAGTTGCGGCGCTTCACGGCCATCCCGTTCTCGGGCCATAATGTCGATATTCGCCGCGCCGTCGAGCTCGGCGTGCCGGATGCCCTGTGCACCGACGTCAATGCCCATGGCGGCATCGGCCGCACCTTGCGCTTCATCGGCGCCTGCGAGGCGATGGGCAAGGACTTCTGGTGCTACAGCGCCAATTGCGGCATCGGCAGCGCCATCTATCTGCATCTCGCCGCGGCGCATCAATGGATGCGCGAGCCGAGCCAGAGCCTGTTCCGCATGCAGCCGTTCGACGTCGTGGAGGACGGCCCCTTCCTGCCGAAGAACAACCACGTGCGCGTGCCGGAAGGCCCGGGCCTCGGCGTCACCCTGTCGAAGGACCGGCTCGCCTATTGCCACAAGCTCTTTACCGACAACGGCCCGCTCGACCAGCATTACGATCCGGAAGAGCCGGGCGTATACAAGCGCTTGCCGTTGCGCTGA
- a CDS encoding LysR family transcriptional regulator codes for MIFKQLVYLTTLARERHFGRAAAACHVSQPTLSAAIKQLEDELGIPIVERGHKFIGLTAEGQCVLDHAQRILAEAAAMKQTLQEMGQGLSGRLRLGVIPTALPVVAHITAPFYARFPQVIVTVMSLNSEEINRGVESFDLDAGLTYLDNEPLSQVQAKPIYDEDYVFLTPVDSPYARLEEIGWAEAAEAHLCLLTPDMQNRRIIDGIFRSVGKQPVPAMETNSIFNLCSHTSAGHWSSIVPRPLLEFFGLPQKTKPLRLVHPDVRKSVGLIIANRQPVSPIARNLVALSQPLDVHKLIVPPERLTL; via the coding sequence GTGATTTTCAAACAGCTCGTCTATCTCACCACTTTGGCGCGCGAGCGGCATTTCGGCCGCGCGGCGGCGGCGTGCCATGTGTCGCAGCCGACCTTGTCGGCGGCGATCAAGCAGCTCGAGGACGAACTCGGCATTCCGATCGTCGAGCGCGGCCACAAGTTCATCGGCCTGACTGCGGAAGGGCAATGCGTGCTCGATCATGCGCAGCGCATTCTGGCCGAAGCCGCGGCGATGAAACAGACCTTGCAGGAGATGGGGCAGGGGCTGTCCGGCCGCTTGCGCCTCGGCGTGATCCCGACGGCGCTGCCGGTCGTCGCCCATATCACCGCGCCGTTCTACGCGCGCTTTCCGCAAGTGATCGTCACCGTGATGTCGCTCAATTCCGAGGAGATCAACCGCGGCGTCGAGAGTTTCGATCTCGATGCCGGCCTCACCTATCTCGACAACGAGCCGCTGTCGCAGGTGCAGGCCAAGCCGATTTATGACGAGGATTATGTTTTCCTCACCCCCGTCGACAGCCCCTATGCGCGGCTGGAGGAAATCGGCTGGGCGGAGGCGGCGGAGGCGCATTTGTGCCTGCTGACGCCCGACATGCAGAACCGGCGGATCATCGACGGCATCTTTCGCTCCGTCGGCAAGCAGCCGGTGCCGGCCATGGAAACCAATTCGATTTTCAACCTGTGCTCGCACACGAGCGCCGGCCATTGGTCGAGCATCGTGCCGCGGCCGCTGCTCGAATTCTTCGGCCTGCCGCAAAAGACCAAGCCGCTGCGGCTCGTGCATCCGGACGTGCGCAAGAGCGTCGGGTTGATCATCGCCAACCGGCAGCCGGTTTCGCCCATCGCGCGCAATCTCGTCGCCTTGAGCCAGCCGCTCGACGTGCACAAACTCATCGTCCCACCGGAGCGGCTAACGCTTTGA
- a CDS encoding NAD(P)H-dependent oxidoreductase subunit E, translating into MMGKRDFDVESARNVIAAERAEAIAFYGPDGETATAMLPMLHALQETFGYVDRAVIPLIADSLNVSKAEVHGAMTFYHDFKDKPQGAHVLKICRAESCQSMGAERVVAHLAACGHKADTTSADGRLSIETVYCLGNCALSPAAMLDDELIGRFDEEAADSVLALAKEGR; encoded by the coding sequence ATGATGGGGAAAAGGGATTTCGATGTCGAGTCCGCGCGAAATGTGATCGCGGCGGAACGGGCCGAGGCAATAGCCTTTTACGGGCCAGACGGTGAGACGGCGACAGCGATGTTGCCGATGCTCCATGCGTTGCAGGAAACCTTTGGCTATGTGGACCGCGCGGTGATTCCGCTCATTGCTGACAGCCTGAATGTGTCGAAGGCCGAAGTGCACGGCGCGATGACTTTTTATCATGATTTCAAGGACAAGCCGCAGGGCGCGCATGTGCTGAAAATCTGCCGCGCCGAGTCGTGCCAATCCATGGGCGCCGAACGCGTCGTCGCGCATCTCGCCGCATGCGGGCACAAGGCCGATACGACCTCCGCCGATGGCCGTCTTTCGATCGAAACGGTCTATTGCCTCGGCAATTGCGCCCTTTCCCCGGCGGCCATGCTGGATGACGAGTTGATCGGCCGTTTCGATGAAGAGGCCGCGGATTCGGTTCTCGCCCTCGCGAAGGAGGGTCGCTGA
- a CDS encoding YeiH family protein: MAHIALSPPAAGRFPIRKYVPGILLCIAVTFAAIGLQRVEAYVFGHDWLEALVLAILLGTAIRTLWTPHARFQPGITFSAKILLEVAVVLLGASISFSTLLAVGPALIIGIALVVVLAIGASYLIGRLLGLHHKLALLVACGNSICGNSAIAVVAPVIDADSGDVASSIAFTAVLGVAVVLGLPLLVPVLHMSATQYGTLAGLTVYAVPQVLAATVPVGALSNQVGTLIKLVRVLMLGPVVLMLSLFGHRLGGGSASAKRVSVHHLVPWFIVGFLAMAALRSCGAIPAGLAAPVTTLASLLTVVSMAALGLGVDVRMVARAGVRVTSAVILSLLVLGAISLALIYGLHVA; the protein is encoded by the coding sequence ATGGCACATATCGCGCTCTCCCCTCCCGCCGCCGGCCGCTTCCCCATTCGGAAATATGTGCCGGGCATCCTGCTGTGCATCGCGGTCACCTTCGCGGCAATCGGGCTGCAACGCGTCGAAGCTTATGTTTTCGGTCACGATTGGCTGGAGGCGCTGGTGCTGGCAATCCTGCTCGGCACCGCGATCCGCACGCTGTGGACCCCGCACGCGCGGTTTCAGCCGGGAATCACCTTCAGCGCCAAGATCCTGCTGGAAGTCGCGGTCGTGCTGCTCGGGGCCTCGATCAGTTTCTCCACCTTGCTGGCAGTGGGGCCGGCCCTGATCATCGGCATCGCGCTCGTCGTTGTGCTCGCCATCGGCGCCAGCTACCTGATCGGCCGCTTGCTTGGCCTGCACCACAAGCTGGCGCTTCTGGTCGCATGCGGCAATTCCATTTGCGGCAATTCGGCCATTGCGGTGGTGGCGCCGGTGATCGATGCCGACAGCGGCGATGTGGCGTCATCGATCGCGTTCACCGCGGTCCTGGGCGTCGCTGTGGTGCTCGGATTGCCGCTGCTCGTGCCGGTGCTGCACATGTCCGCGACCCAATATGGCACGTTGGCCGGTCTGACGGTTTATGCTGTGCCGCAGGTGCTAGCGGCCACCGTGCCGGTCGGCGCGCTCAGCAATCAGGTCGGCACGCTGATCAAGCTCGTGCGCGTGCTGATGCTCGGCCCGGTCGTGCTCATGCTGTCGCTGTTCGGCCATCGCCTTGGCGGCGGCTCGGCGTCGGCGAAGCGTGTTTCCGTTCACCACCTGGTGCCCTGGTTCATCGTCGGCTTTCTCGCCATGGCGGCGTTGCGCTCCTGTGGCGCGATTCCCGCCGGGCTCGCGGCCCCCGTCACGACCCTCGCCTCCCTCCTCACCGTCGTGTCCATGGCGGCGCTCGGACTTGGTGTCGATGTGCGGATGGTGGCACGCGCCGGCGTGCGTGTGACAAGCGCTGTGATCCTGTCGCTTCTGGTGCTGGGCGCGATCAGCCTCGCGTTGATCTACGGCCTGCATGTGGCTTGA
- a CDS encoding phosphoadenylyl-sulfate reductase, with amino-acid sequence MIQDASSVLGREIRPVDLAIPGEGVDARLLQERFGDVGAEEALRLAIREIFPGRVAIVSSFGADSVALLHLAAQVAPETPVIFLDTGHLFPETLAYRDAVIARLGLTDVRSIQPDPADLAQKDEENFLWASDPDGCCHIRKVLPLAKALRGFDAWISGRKAFQAATRAALPMFEADSGRVKINPLVRWTGADIKAYLAQHDLPRHPLVAQGYPSIGCIPCTSKIRPGEDERAGRWRGRAKTECGIHAPVLVDGEGI; translated from the coding sequence ATGATCCAAGATGCCTCCTCCGTTTTGGGCCGAGAGATCCGCCCCGTTGACCTGGCCATTCCCGGCGAGGGCGTCGACGCGCGCCTGCTGCAGGAGCGTTTCGGCGACGTGGGCGCGGAAGAGGCTTTGCGCTTGGCGATCCGCGAGATCTTTCCGGGTCGTGTCGCCATCGTGTCGAGCTTTGGCGCGGATTCGGTCGCGCTGCTTCATCTGGCCGCGCAGGTCGCCCCCGAGACGCCGGTGATTTTCCTCGATACCGGCCATCTTTTCCCCGAGACGCTGGCCTATCGCGATGCGGTGATCGCGCGTCTTGGTCTCACCGACGTGCGCAGCATTCAGCCCGATCCGGCCGATCTCGCGCAGAAGGATGAGGAAAATTTCCTGTGGGCCAGCGATCCCGATGGCTGCTGCCACATCCGCAAGGTGCTGCCTTTGGCCAAGGCCTTGCGCGGGTTCGATGCTTGGATTTCCGGCCGCAAGGCCTTCCAGGCAGCGACGCGGGCGGCCTTGCCGATGTTCGAGGCCGACAGCGGACGGGTGAAGATCAATCCGCTCGTGCGCTGGACCGGCGCCGACATCAAAGCCTATCTCGCCCAGCACGATCTGCCGCGCCATCCGCTCGTGGCGCAAGGGTACCCGAGCATTGGCTGCATTCCCTGCACCAGCAAGATCCGTCCCGGCGAAGACGAAAGAGCCGGCCGCTGGCGCGGCCGCGCCAAGACCGAATGCGGCATTCATGCGCCGGTCCTGGTCGACGGCGAGGGCATTTGA
- a CDS encoding HAL/PAL/TAL family ammonia-lyase, whose translation MHKPSPHQTLLLGEEPISIETLRQVARDRRRITLSHRLERRLQQARAVVDRHVEQNKPVYGLTTGLGATADTRLSQEDMIAYQYRAIPARAVGVGPRLPTDAVRAMMFARLAGLAAGGSGGSYTLAEALAGALNAGFHPIVPSIGSIGAGDLAPLAHMGLAMIGQGEAEWGGQILPAVEALQRAGLQPVDLRHKDGHVLIVANSLSVGRGALAAHDIDDMLNIFNLAWAMSMEAFRGNVSPIDARACAARPAPGQENEAARLRALLHGSALFTVGEARRLQDPLSFRCAAPVHGAARSALDLVREAIEIELTHSADNPIVLTEAEAILSNGNFDMTALSLRFEMLGQALAHVGTLSARRANKLMAANFSGLPRFLSPLGASWQGFQTVQKTISALESDVRQRAQPVPLTLLPVSDSVEDHAANTPASVAKTHEMVERLAYLAAIEMIVAAQAIDMRKLDKLGEGAERGYRTIRRHVAFLEEDRALGPAFDAVAQAIFDGAFA comes from the coding sequence ATGCACAAACCTTCGCCGCACCAGACACTTCTTCTCGGCGAAGAGCCAATTTCCATTGAAACGCTGCGCCAAGTCGCACGCGACCGCCGCCGCATCACCCTCTCGCATCGTCTCGAGCGGCGCCTGCAGCAAGCACGTGCGGTGGTCGATCGCCATGTGGAGCAGAACAAGCCGGTTTACGGCCTGACTACCGGCCTCGGCGCGACCGCCGATACGCGTCTCAGCCAAGAGGACATGATCGCCTATCAATATCGCGCCATTCCGGCCCGTGCAGTCGGCGTCGGCCCGCGCCTGCCCACCGATGCGGTCCGCGCCATGATGTTCGCGCGTCTTGCCGGCCTCGCGGCGGGCGGATCGGGTGGATCCTATACGCTCGCGGAGGCTTTGGCCGGCGCGCTGAATGCCGGTTTCCACCCCATCGTCCCGTCGATCGGCTCGATCGGTGCGGGCGATCTTGCGCCACTCGCCCATATGGGCCTGGCCATGATCGGTCAGGGCGAGGCGGAATGGGGCGGCCAGATCCTGCCGGCGGTGGAGGCGCTGCAGCGCGCCGGCCTGCAGCCGGTCGATCTGCGGCACAAGGACGGTCACGTCCTGATCGTCGCCAACAGCCTGTCGGTCGGCCGCGGCGCGCTGGCGGCCCATGACATCGACGACATGCTCAATATTTTCAATCTCGCCTGGGCGATGAGTATGGAAGCGTTCCGCGGCAATGTCAGCCCGATCGACGCACGCGCCTGCGCCGCTCGCCCGGCGCCGGGACAGGAAAATGAAGCCGCGCGCCTGCGCGCGCTGCTGCACGGCTCGGCCTTATTTACCGTCGGCGAGGCACGGCGCCTGCAAGACCCGCTCAGCTTTCGCTGCGCGGCACCGGTGCATGGCGCGGCGCGCTCCGCCCTCGACCTCGTGCGCGAGGCGATCGAGATCGAGCTGACCCATTCCGCCGACAATCCCATCGTCCTCACCGAGGCGGAGGCCATTCTCTCGAACGGCAATTTCGACATGACCGCCCTCTCGCTGCGGTTCGAAATGCTGGGCCAGGCACTCGCCCATGTCGGCACTCTGTCGGCGCGCCGCGCGAACAAGCTCATGGCGGCGAATTTCTCCGGCCTGCCACGTTTTCTCTCGCCGCTCGGTGCGTCCTGGCAGGGATTTCAGACCGTGCAGAAAACCATCTCGGCCTTGGAAAGCGATGTGCGCCAGCGCGCGCAGCCCGTGCCGCTCACTCTGCTGCCAGTCTCCGACAGCGTCGAGGACCATGCCGCCAACACGCCGGCGAGCGTCGCCAAAACGCACGAGATGGTCGAGCGTCTTGCCTACCTTGCCGCCATCGAGATGATCGTCGCGGCCCAGGCGATCGATATGCGTAAGCTCGACAAACTCGGCGAAGGCGCCGAACGCGGCTATCGGACCATTCGCCGCCATGTCGCGTTTCTGGAAGAGGATCGCGCGCTCGGGCCGGCTTTCGACGCGGTCGCGCAAGCGATTTTCGACGGCGCATTCGCTTAA
- a CDS encoding sulfite exporter TauE/SafE family protein, which translates to MLVLVLIAGFWAGLQNALAGGGSFITLPALILAGMTPLAANITSTVALFPGQVTTGLAGRSLVSGVGKLPFWVLFVLSIAGGALGGLLLLSTPATLFARLVPWLVLFATGTFAWGSFFRKPSADGAVHIGPVGAAIAQFCIAIYGGYFGGGIGFLMMAALTLAGVQTRTAGATKNALAGVMNAAAVAIFATSPNVHWLQAVVLGAGAMAGGLGGAWALHRVNEKILRIAIVCIGAALTVGLFLKPV; encoded by the coding sequence ATGCTCGTTCTCGTCCTGATCGCCGGCTTTTGGGCCGGCCTGCAAAACGCCCTGGCAGGCGGCGGTTCCTTCATTACGTTGCCCGCGCTGATCTTGGCGGGTATGACGCCGCTCGCCGCCAATATCACCTCGACGGTCGCGCTGTTTCCCGGCCAGGTGACGACCGGGTTGGCCGGCCGCAGCCTGGTTTCCGGCGTCGGCAAATTGCCGTTTTGGGTTTTGTTCGTTCTCAGCATCGCGGGCGGCGCCTTGGGCGGCCTGCTGCTGCTCAGCACGCCGGCCACGCTGTTTGCGCGGCTCGTGCCGTGGCTGGTGCTGTTCGCGACCGGCACTTTTGCCTGGGGCAGCTTCTTCCGTAAGCCGAGCGCCGACGGCGCGGTCCATATCGGTCCGGTGGGCGCCGCCATCGCGCAATTCTGCATCGCGATCTACGGCGGTTATTTCGGCGGCGGCATCGGCTTTCTGATGATGGCGGCGCTGACCTTGGCGGGCGTCCAGACCCGCACGGCCGGCGCAACGAAAAATGCGCTCGCCGGCGTCATGAACGCGGCTGCCGTGGCGATTTTCGCGACCTCGCCGAATGTCCATTGGCTGCAAGCCGTCGTGCTCGGTGCCGGCGCCATGGCCGGCGGCCTCGGCGGTGCTTGGGCCTTGCATCGGGTGAACGAAAAAATCCTGCGCATCGCCATCGTCTGCATCGGCGCAGCGTTGACGGTTGGACTATTTCTGAAGCCGGTCTGA